TTCCTCGGCGCGTTGGGCGATCATCTCGGCCAGCAGCCAGTCCAGGGCCTCGGCGAAGGCGGCACGCTGGCGTGTCAGGTCCGGGGGGAACAGGTCGCGAGCCGACATGTCGGTGGCGAACCACCGGGCATAGAACCGGCCGATCACCCCGTCGGCGCCGACCGCGGCGCGCAGCGTCTGGAGTGCGTCGCGGTCGTCGAGTCCCACGGGACACGAGTCTAGGTGCGTCGCGCCGCGGCGATTCCGACGAGCACCGTTTCCGCGAGTGCCCAGCAGGTCAGAGCCACAATTGCGAGACCGCGCCGGACCCACCGAAGTAGGCGCATGCGCGCAGCAGCGCCGTGCCCCACCCGGCGGGCAACATCTCCGGGGCGCTGGTCAGCCCGGACATCGGGTTGCCGACCAGCACCGCGAGCAAGGCGCCGATGCTCGATCCCACCTTGCCGAACATCGAGCCCAGGCCGAGCCTGAACAGCAGGGCCGCGCCGACCCCGAGGTCAGGTGTCACCAGCGGTGAAAGGGCCCCGACGGGGTAGGAGGCGGGGCGAGCCGGTCTCCCGGGACGCGGTGCTGGCTGCCGCCAAACAGCACTTCGCTGCTGCCGGGTACGAAAAGACGACGCTGCGGGCCATCGCCCGGGACGCCCAGGTCGACCCGTCGATGGTGCTCTACCTGTTCGGTTCCAAGGAGGGTTTGTTCCGCGCGGCCATGCAGCTGATCATCGATCCGCAACGACTGGTCGAGGCGATCACCGACGGTGACGACGCCGGGCTGGGCACCCGGTTGGTGCGGGCCTACCTGGCCATCTGGGACGACCCCGACACCGGCGCCAGCATGGCAGCCATGGTGCCTCGGCGACGTCGAACGCCCACGCCAACCAGGCGTTCCGGGAGTTCATGCGGGAGTACGTGCTGACCGCGGTGTCCGGAGCGCTGGGTGGGGGGCCGGAGACCCGGATGCGTGCGGTGTTGGCGGCCGGCAATCTGATCGCGCCCGCGGTACAGCGCTATCTCACCGCCGACGTCGACGAACTGGGGTTGCCCGACGGCTACAGGCCGTGAATCCCCTTGTACAGCACCATGACACCGATCACGATCAGGATCGCGGCGACCAGCACGGCGTGCTGACGCTCCATCCACTCCTTCAGGCGGGTCAGCGGCGCGGCGAGCCGTTCCCCGGTGACGGCATAGGCCAGGATCGGAAGAATTGCCGTGCTGCCGGCGATCCCGACGAAGTACACCATCGATAGCCAAGCGTGAACCGGACCGACACCGGCCGACCCGATCGCCAAACCCGCTGCGATGCAGATGAACAGCACCTTCGGGTTCACCACCGCCAGCACCGCGGCGGTGACCAGCGCCCGGCCCGGGGTGAGGCCGCTGAGCTTGCGCATCCATGCCGGAGAATGCTCGGACTTGTGGCGGGTCGCCCACTTGTATCCGCCGAACACGATCAGTGCCCCACCCACGACGATGCGCAGCCAGGACGCCCAACCGGGCGGTTTGTCCAGGGAGCCGACCAGCCCGGAGGCGGCAACGAACGCCGAGACCAGGGCGGACAGCCCGAGTAGCCAGCCGGCCAGGAATGCGAGTCCGGTGGGGCGCGGCCGATCGGTGTGCAGGGCGAGCACCGCCGGGATGATCGACAACGGGGACAGGGCGATCACCATCCCCAACGGGATGAGTTCGGCGAGAACGGAACCCCAGCTGCCTGTCGTCAAAACTCGCACCACTTCCATCCACAGTTCTCGTACGAGAACGCAATATCCTCCGGCTCGGCACCGTTGTGCTCGATGACTGTATCGGCGGTTGTGCCCGTGGCCTCGACCGAGGTGACCGTCAGGTTCAACCTGCCCGCCTCGGCGCGCATCCGGGTGAAGTCGGCCCGGGAGAACTGCTCAGCGCCGCGCATGCCGGCAGCGATCAGCAGTACGGCTGCGACCGCCCCGAGGATCAGCGCGGTGCGTACGCCCGGCGGTGGGTTGAAGCGCATCGCAACAGTGTGGCCGAAACGATGCGACGCGTCTCAGCGGCGCGCTGCGAGCGCCGCTT
This region of Mycolicibacterium diernhoferi genomic DNA includes:
- a CDS encoding GAP family protein, encoding MEVVRVLTTGSWGSVLAELIPLGMVIALSPLSIIPAVLALHTDRPRPTGLAFLAGWLLGLSALVSAFVAASGLVGSLDKPPGWASWLRIVVGGALIVFGGYKWATRHKSEHSPAWMRKLSGLTPGRALVTAAVLAVVNPKVLFICIAAGLAIGSAGVGPVHAWLSMVYFVGIAGSTAILPILAYAVTGERLAAPLTRLKEWMERQHAVLVAAILIVIGVMVLYKGIHGL